Genomic DNA from Gemmatimonadota bacterium:
TCGCGATGAAGTCCGGCCCCGTTTTGGCTTGATGCGCGGCCGCGAGTTTATCATGAAAGACGCCTATTCCTTTCATACCGATCTGGAGGACTGCCAGCGCGAATACCGCAATATGTACGACGCCTACCGGCGGGTCTTTGATCGGTGTGGGCTCACCTACCGTCCGGTTGAGGCGGATACTGGGGCCATCGGGGGCAGTCTGTCACACGAATTCCAGGTGCTGGCGGACTCCGGCGAAGACGCCCTTGTCAGTTGTGACTCGTGCGATTATGCCGCCAATGTGGAAAAAGCCGAACTCGCCCCACCGTCGCCGCCGTCAGACACGCGCGAAGCAGCGCTCACCCGAGTCGAGACGCCAGACCAACGGACCATCGAGGAAGTCTCGACCTTTCTGGGTGAGTCCCCGGAGCGCTTCGTCAAGACCCTGCTCTACGAGACCGATACGGGTGCGGCAGTCGCCGCCCTGGTGCGGGGAGACCATGAACTCAGCGAGCCTAAGCTGAAAAACCTGCTCGGCTGTGAGTGGGTCGCGATCGCGGATGAAGAAACTGTCCATAAGGTGACTGGCGCCCCAACCGGTTTTGCCGGGCCACTACGGATCGAGGCCCAGCTCATCAGCGACCAGACTCTGCGGGGTGCAAGAGGCCTGGTGTGTGGTGCAAACGAGCGGGATATGCACATGACCGGGCTTGATATCGAGCGCGACCTGCCCTCCCTCCAGTTCGCCGACCTGCGCCGGGCAATAGCGGGCGACACCTGCCCGCGCTGTGAGAAAGGGCGGTTTACCGATCATCGCGGCATTGAGGTCGGTCAGACGTTTTATCTTGGCACGAAGTATAGCCAGGCGATGAATGCAACCTATTTGGATGCCACAGGCGAACAGCGGCCCATGGAAATGGGTTGTTATGGCATTGGTATTACCCGGACCGTTGCGGCCGCCATTGAGCAGAACCATGATGCTGCCGGCATTGTCTGGCCCAAACCGCTCGCTCCCGCAGACATCCATATC
This window encodes:
- a CDS encoding proline--tRNA ligase, which codes for YGRELLRIKDRHDRDFCFGPTHEEVVTDIVRREIRSYRDLPLNLYQIQTKFRDEVRPRFGLMRGREFIMKDAYSFHTDLEDCQREYRNMYDAYRRVFDRCGLTYRPVEADTGAIGGSLSHEFQVLADSGEDALVSCDSCDYAANVEKAELAPPSPPSDTREAALTRVETPDQRTIEEVSTFLGESPERFVKTLLYETDTGAAVAALVRGDHELSEPKLKNLLGCEWVAIADEETVHKVTGAPTGFAGPLRIEAQLISDQTLRGARGLVCGANERDMHMTGLDIERDLPSLQFADLRRAIAGDTCPRCEKGRFTDHRGIEVGQTFYLGTKYSQAMNATYLDATGEQRPMEMGCYGIGITRTVAAAIEQNHDAAGIVWPKPLAPADIHIVPVNWNDDTTRKAAEDVYAKLRQSGTDVLFDDREERPGVKFKDADLLGIPLRATIGGKSLARGVIELKIRADGTMTEVPADRAVETIQQALSHAETA